Part of the Nocardia farcinica genome, ACCAGGAGCAGCACGACATCTGGGGCACCATGCTCGACGCGGTGTACCTGCACGTGAAATCCCGGCAGCAGGTGCCCGAAGCGCTGTGGCCGCTGCTGGAACGACAGGTCGACGCCGCCATCGCACACTGGCGCGAGCCCGACCGCGGCATCTGGGAAGTGCGCGGCGAGCCACAGCATTTCACCTCCTCCAAGGTGATGTGCTGGGTGGCGCTCGACCGCGGCGCCAAGCTGGCCGAACTACACGGCCAGCTCGAACGCGCCACGCAGTGGGCCGAGATCGCCGAGGAGATCCGCACCGACGTACTCGTGCACGGGGTGAACGAGGAGGGCGTGTTCACCCAGACCTACGGCGGCGACACCCTCGACGCCTCGCTGCTGCTGGTGGTGCTGGTGCGGTTCCTGCCGCCCGACGACCACCGGGTACGCGCGACCGTCCTGGCCATCGCCGACCGGCTCACCGAGAACGGCCTGGTGCTGCGCTACCGCACCGAGACCACCGACGACGGATTGACCGGCGCGGAGGGCGCTTTCACGATCTGCTCGTTCTGGCTGGTGTCGGCCCTGGTGGAGATCGGCGAGGTGCGCCGGGCCAGGCACCTGTGCGAGCGCCTGCTCGGCTTCGCCAGCCCGCTGCGGCTCTACGCCGAGGAGATCGACCCGCGCAGTGGGCGGCACCTGGGCAACTTCCCGCAGGCGTTCACCCACCTGGCGCTGATCAACGCCGTCACGCACGTGATCCGCGCGGAGAACGAGCAGGACGCGGGCGGATTCCGCCCGGCGCACTCCCCCGCCCATCACCCGAACTGAGGCTCGGGCCGCCCGGTTCGGCTCAGGCGGCCAGGTCGGCTGCCCGGTCGCGCACCGCGCGCAGCTTGCCCAGCTGCGCGTCCAGCTCGGCGAGGCGGTCCTCGCGCCGGTCGCCGTAGCGGCCGTAGGCCTCCTCGGCGGCCCGCAGCGCCTCGTCGGCGGCGCGCAGCGCGTCGGTGGCGATGTCGGTGAAGTGGTCGCGCAACGACCGTTGCATGGCCCGCAACCGGTTCCGTGACTCCTTGCCCACCTGGAACACCACATCGTCCATCAGCCGCGCGACCGCGACCTTGGCCTCGGCGCGGCGGCGCAGCTTGCGGTTCTTGCGGTCGTCCCAGATCGCGTTGACGCCCAGCAGCACACCGGCGCCCGCGGAATACCAGTTCACCAGCGACATCCCGAGCAGGCTGGTGGCCAGACCGACCATCAGGATGCCGCCGTAGGAGCCGCGTAGACCCGACAGCACCTGCTGGGTGACCCCGGGGGTGGCGCTGTCCAGCGACTCCAGCGGAGCCACGTGCTCGAGCACCTCGCCCGGATCGGTCAGCCGCAGGTCGGGCAGCGGCGGCGTGCGCGGGCCGGAGGGGAACTTCGCGGCCACCTGTTCGCACAGCTCCACCGAGCGGTAGTGCGCCATCACGAAGTTCTCCTCGACGGCCTCGCAGATTCGCGCGTCGAGGTCGGCGCCGAACTCCTTCCAGCCGCGGGCCGGATCGGTCCTGGCGATCTCGGCCTCGGCGTCGCGGGTGAGCCTGCGCAGCCGGTGCCGCAGATCGTGCTCGATGTCGGCCATGAGCTCGGCCGCGCCGTCGGCCAGCACGATCTGCCAGTTGGCGGTGCGCTGGCGCAGCTGGTCGGCCTCGTCGCGGGCCACCATCAGCTGCTGGGTGATCTCGCCGCGGCGGCGCGGATCGCGCAGCGCTTCGGCCTCGGAGTACAGGGTGACCGCCAGATTGTCGGCGCTGAGCAGGATGTCGCGCAGCGCGGCGTCGCGGGCGACGGCGTCGGCGCGCGCGATGACCTGATCGCGCAGGTGGTCGATCAGCTGCGGCACCCCGGATTCGATGTCGCGATGCGGGTCGGCGCCGGGGCGATGCATGCGCGCCGACACCGGGGCGACGGCGAAACCGAGACCCGCCGCGTCCAGCAGATCCCGGTCCCGCTGCTGCACATGCGACCACTGTGGATACAGGTCGATCTTGTTCAGCACGCAGATCACGGTGGGACAGAACTGCTGCACCCGCTGCAGGTAATCCAGTTGCGCGGGGGACAGTTCCGAGGACGCCTCGGTCACGTACAGCACCGCGTCGGCGGCGGCGATCATCGACCAGGTCACCCGTTCGTCGCCGCCGCCGGGCGCGTCCATCAGGACGATGCCGTCGGCGAGCAGCGCGCTGGGCTCGGTGAACTCGGCGCGGACCACGTCGGCGGCGGTGAGCGCCGGGCGCGAACTCAGCCGGTCCACCGGCTGCCGCTCGGTGCGGCCCGGCCCGGCCGCCTTCACCAGCGTGGCGGTGGGCTCCGGACCGTATTCGACGATCACCGGTGCGCTGCGCTCGGCGTCGGTCGCGCTGACCTGCGCGCCGACGAGGCTGTTCACCAGGGTGCTCATGCCGTTCTTCGGGTCGCCGACGACGACGAGACGCACCCGCGGATCGCTGATCCTGGCGCGCACCATGCCCAGTCGGCCGCCCAGGTCGTCGCGGCCCGCGGATCCGGCCATCTCCCGCAGTTCGTCGAGCATCCGGATGAGCGGCGCCATGGCGTCGGGATGTTTCACCGTCGCGGACTCCAGCCCGGCTGCGGCAGACAAGCCTCCTCCTTACTGCTGCATGTCGCGTCGTTCGATGAGCACGCTCCTGTCGTCGCGAGCTGCTCGGCTAGAACAGGACCGCGTCCGGTCCGGCGGTCGGGTGCACGTCGGCGACACCGCTGTCGGACCACAGGCCCGTGCCGAGGCCGTGCGCCAGTGTCGCATGGTCGGCCGGGGCGGTGTACGCCGCGTAGTGGTACAGGCTGCCACCGTCGTCGCTGATCGGCTTCGGCTTGGGATCCAGCGGCACCGGCGGCTTCACCGGCGCGACCGGAGTCGGCACGGCGGCGCTCGGCAGCGTCGGCACGTCCACCGTGGGCGGCACGGTGGCCCCGGTGGGCACGTCGAGGGTCGGCACGCTCTGGGTGGGCGGTGTCTGCGCGGGCAGGCTCGCCGTCGGCGCGCCGGGAGCGCTCACCGTGGGTTGCGGAACGGACACCGACGGCGCCGACGGCGTGGTGGGCGCCGTACCGCCACCGGAGGTGCCGCCACCGGTGCCGGTGCCCGGGGTGGTGATGTCGTCGTCGGGGGTGGGCACCTGGGTCACCGTGGCGACGGGGGTCTTGGTGACGATGTCGGTGTCCGGCAGCGACGGCGTGGTCACCACGTCCGTCGGCAGGGTCGTGCCCGGGGTGGGC contains:
- a CDS encoding dynamin family protein gives rise to the protein MSAAAGLESATVKHPDAMAPLIRMLDELREMAGSAGRDDLGGRLGMVRARISDPRVRLVVVGDPKNGMSTLVNSLVGAQVSATDAERSAPVIVEYGPEPTATLVKAAGPGRTERQPVDRLSSRPALTAADVVRAEFTEPSALLADGIVLMDAPGGGDERVTWSMIAAADAVLYVTEASSELSPAQLDYLQRVQQFCPTVICVLNKIDLYPQWSHVQQRDRDLLDAAGLGFAVAPVSARMHRPGADPHRDIESGVPQLIDHLRDQVIARADAVARDAALRDILLSADNLAVTLYSEAEALRDPRRRGEITQQLMVARDEADQLRQRTANWQIVLADGAAELMADIEHDLRHRLRRLTRDAEAEIARTDPARGWKEFGADLDARICEAVEENFVMAHYRSVELCEQVAAKFPSGPRTPPLPDLRLTDPGEVLEHVAPLESLDSATPGVTQQVLSGLRGSYGGILMVGLATSLLGMSLVNWYSAGAGVLLGVNAIWDDRKNRKLRRRAEAKVAVARLMDDVVFQVGKESRNRLRAMQRSLRDHFTDIATDALRAADEALRAAEEAYGRYGDRREDRLAELDAQLGKLRAVRDRAADLAA